One Hemitrygon akajei chromosome 11, sHemAka1.3, whole genome shotgun sequence DNA segment encodes these proteins:
- the ptx4 gene encoding pentraxin-4, whose product MLKMGFGKMIIWIFLMWMCCDLRMTCSQYPEAVKQRKPFFERFRRLEEQFRRFQEISLTRLQIISENFNASSNMDVRLQSLTEQYNNITAMVQGFQTVTENDIRSLKSWIKKLQKETRKIDLKMSTLEKVFNERSKQILKDKKDQNEITSNLTAEVKHQWNEIISLAAGKKKLRKEVESIQEELKGQHIKIARFQEQMKSALQNDALPAKPSSVDLSEPRGPRAKSFNQPPRGKQRMPRKEGSICNVKSMMHFPNSSIENYASFSRGFSTGLFEMTICSWISTNSNYLGTILSYATEDNDNKLVLHGRNTSKQSTIHFVIGDPAFRELPVIPLLDGHWHHVCIIWSSFEGRYWYYIDRRLIAAGSKFQKGYEIPAGGILIIGQEQDKMGGEFDNTESFVGNLAGFTVWNRALSPGEISGITTGKALPGGRVLTFNDISTLSGAIQHFNCTCLDDCY is encoded by the exons ATGTTAAAAATGGGTTTCGGCAAAATGATTATTTGGATTTTCCTGATGTGGATGTGTTGTGACCTACGTATGACTTGCTCACAATACCCTGAGGCTGTAAAACAGAGGAAACCGTTTTTCGAACGGTTTCGGCGTCTGGAAGAGCAG TTCCGCCGATTTCAAGAAATTAGCTTGACACGTTTGCAAATAATTTCTGAGAACTTCAATGCGTCTTCTAACATGGACGTTCGCCTTCAATCTCTGACAGAACAATACAATAATATCACAGCAATGGTGCAGGGCTTCCAAACGGTTACAGAAAACGACATCAGGAGCTTGAAATCATGGATCAAAAAATTACAAAAGGAAACCAGGAAGATTGACCTGAAAATGTCAACCTTAGAGAAAGTCTTCAATGAGCGAAGCAAGCAAATCTTGAAAGACAAGAAAGACCAGAACGAGATCACGTCTAACCTGACAGCCGAAGTAAAACATCAATGGAATGAAATCATCTCTTTGGCTGCGGGCAAGAAGAAACTGCGAAAGGAAGTAGAGAGTATTCAAGAAGAACTTAAGGGGCAACATATTAAGATAGCAAGGTTTCAGGAACAGATGAAGAGCGCTTTGCAGAATGACGCGCTCCCGGCCAAACCCAGTTCCGTCGATTTGTCAGAGCCGCGAGGCCCCCGTGCGAAGTCCTTTAACCAGCCGCCCAGGGGCAAGCAGCGAATGCCCAGAAAAGAAGGGTCAA TCTGTAATGTGAAATCAATGATGCATTTTCCCAATTCTTCCATTGAAAACTATGCAAGTTTCAGCAGAGGTTTTTCAACTGGGCTCTTTGAAATGACTATCTGCTCTTGGATCAGCACCAATTCAAATTACTTGGGAACCATATTATCCTATGCCACAGAAGATAATGACAACAAATTGGTACTGCACGGCAGAAATACAAGCAAACAAAGCACTATTCATTTTGTAATTGGAGATCCAGCATTCAGGGAACTTCCTGTGATTCCACTCTTAGATGGCCACTGGCATCACGTCTGCATTATATGGTCTTCCTTTGAGGGTAGATACTGGTACTATATAGACAGACGTCTGATAGCAGCTGGATCCAAATTTCAAAAAGGATATGAGATTCCAGCTGGTGGAATACTTATAATAGGTCAGGAACAGGATAAAATGGGAGGGGAATTTGATAATACTGAGTCCTTTGTGGGAAATTTGGCTGGATTCACAGTTTGGAACCGTGCTTTGTCTCCTGGGGAAATCTCGGGCATTACTACAGGAAAGGCATTACCTGGAGGCAGAGTTTTAACTTTCAATGATATTTCCACTCTCAGTGGTGCTATTCAGCATTTTAATTGTACATGCCTAGATGATTGTTATTAA
- the eci1 gene encoding enoyl-CoA delta isomerase 1, mitochondrial, translating to MAALLKAVRGFYSGHASLNSIKNLQYKPGRILCLLPCKASGQRRSFTNKNMIVELDNNSGVAVIKMKKPPVNSLNLEFLTEFAISLEKLEMDRRCRGVILTSSIPNIFSAGLDITEMYGKSPEHTGEFWRSVQEMWLKLYGSNLVTIAAINGASPAGGCLMAMACDYRIMADNPKYGIGLNETKLGIVAPFWFKDTMKSTIGRRATEHSLQLGILYSAPEALKIGLVDRLVAQDKIMSTALSTMSEWLTIPDHARQITKTMMRKPILERLLTQREADIQNFVNFISKDSIQKSLEMYMEMLKQRKG from the exons ATGGCGGCGCTGTTGAAGGCGGTTCGAGGGTTTTATTCAG GACATGCATCACTTAACAGTATTAAAAATTTACAGTATAAGCCAGGAAGGATTTTATGCCTGTTACCTTGTAAGGCATCAGGTCAGAGGAGATCATTCACAAATAAGAACATGATCGTGGAACTTGACAACAACTCAG GAGTTGCGGTGATTAAAATGAAGAAGCCTCCTGTTAACAGTCTAAACCTGGAATTTCTCACAGAGTTTGCAATTAGCCTGGAGAAACTTGAGATGGACCGAAGATGTCGTGGAGTTATCCTTACTTCT tctattcccaacatcttttctGCTGGCTTGGATATCACTGAGATGTATGGGAAGTCACCGGAGCATACAGGAGAGTTCTGGAGATCTGTTCAGGAAATGTGGTTGAAGTTGTACGGATCTAACTTGGTGACCATTGCTGCAATCAAT GGAGCCAGCCCTGCTGGAGGATGTCTCATGGCAATGGCTTGTGACTACCGCATTATGGCAGATAATCCAAAGTATGGGATTGGCCTTAATGAGACAAAGCTTGGAATTGTTGCACCTTTCTG GTTCAAGGACACCATGAAAAGTACTATTGGAAGGAGAGCTACAGAGCATTCTCTTCAACTTGGCATTTTGTACAGTGCTCCAGAGGCTTTGAAAATTGGACTTGTTGATCGCCTAGTGGCACAAGATAAAATTATGTCTACTGCTTTGAGCACGATGTCTGAATGGTTGACTATTCCAG ATCATGCTCGGCAAATAACCAAGACCATGATGCGGAAACCAATACTTGAACGACTTTTGACTCAAAGGGAAGCAGATATACAAAATTTTGTCAATTTTATCAGTAAAGATTCTATTCAGAAGTCTCTTGAGATGTACATGGAGATGCTGAAACAAAGAAAAGGCTGA